The genome window ACTGCTGCTGGATGTCACAGCCCTGCTGGGTGCCAGCACTGGCCAAAGAGGAGCCGAGGGCCACATCAACCAGGAGCCTTGTTCAGCCCTTGGGGGCTGATCCCTGCTCACCCCAGCACATTTTGGGGAGCCCGTTGTGCACATGGATCATTGGAAGAGCACCCAACGCTGCTGAGCTGCCAGTGAGAAACATGAGCCTGGGAGCCggagcagcacacagcacacagcaggggCTAGCGCAGACCGTAACTCCAGGTTATCCCCATGCAGATCCATGCCCCGGCAgtccctgcaggcagagctgctatGTGCATGCACAGCTTGCAGGGTGGCTTCTGTGTCTGCGCTGCAGCACCAGGTTTTGTAGGGCAGTGCCGCAGTGGAGCACGGGAGCGCAGGCAGGAACAGGCGACGATCCGGCTTCGAGGGCAGGTTCCTCCCAGGCCTGGCCACATCCTGCACACATAGAGCCAGGACAAAGCCCAGCAGGGCCGTGGGAAAGGGGAATCCAATCCACAGGGAATTAGCAATGTTTAACCCCAAAACGCACCCACAGCTGGGCAAGGCTGCAGTGCTCAAGCCACCCGGTTGTGGGATTTGATGTGTGCTTGGCAGGGAAAGAGtaccctgctcctgcctccccatACTaagagggaaactgaggcatgggaGGCACAGCGATTTGCTTAATGGAGACCGAACGGTTCATCCACGCCAGCAAATGTTTGTCCATACACCCGGTGCTCCAGTTCCTCCACAGTCACTGGGATGTGCGGACAAACCCACCCCAGGGCTCTGACCCCAGCCCCATGCAGCCCTACAGGGTAGCAATGGCTTCAGAGGGGGAGGCTCCTTCATTAGTGGGTGCTGAGCCCTAACGTGGCATCAGCCTCCAGGCTGGTTCCTGGAGCAGATCCTGGCTGGAAGCAGGAGCCCAGACCCTGCATGGGGTCCCAGTGGGGTGGCAGCACAGGGAGGATGGAAGAGGATCTTGGGCAGGATCAGACCAGCAAGGGCCAAAGgcacatcacagaatcccagactgggttgggttggaagggaccttaaagctcctccagctccaaccctgccacgggcagggacaccttccactggagcagctgctccaagcccctgtgtccaacctggccttgagcactgccagggatggggcagccacagcttctctgggcaccctgtgccagcgcctcagcaccctcacagggaaacagcttctgcctaagagctcatctcagtctcccctcgggcaggttcaatccattccccttggcctgtccctgcagacccttgtcccaagcccctctccagctttcctgcagcccctttaggcactggagctgctctcaggtctccccttcaggagccttctcttgtccaggctgccccagcccagctctctcaccctggctccagagcagagctgctccagccctcgcagcatcttcCTCACTGCCCTCCCTGCAAATCCTGCCCCAAAAGGGGCTTTTCCTCCACCTGGTTTGCCAGGTGGGAATTCCGAGGTGCGTGCAGCAGCCTCATGGCCCTGCAGCCAGGCCAGGCTCTGAAGATCCTGCCTAATCTCCCAGGTTCCACTAACACTGTTTTACAGCAGCCTCAGGTCCCTGTTGCCTGCACGAACTCACTGAGGGCTCATAAGCAGCATTCCCATGGGTTTTACAGGCATCCTGCACCCAGGGCCAGTTGCTCTCAGCTTTGCTAACTCAGCTTGATGCTGATGTGGGTGTTTTTGGCAAGCAGGAGGTCCTGGGCGCTCTCCAGGGCTGCACGCAGGAGACAGGCGGGTTTGGGATCCCAGCTTCTGGAACTGCTCTTTCCACACCTCCACCTGGCACAGTGTGCCCActgcctgccccacatccccacagCCACTGGCACTCCACAAGCGTCCCACCGGGGCCCTCATGCACTGGCTGCTGGGGGCAAGCAGCTGCCTCGAGCCTCCATCCCCCcacctcttccttccctctcctcaccCACCAGTCACCCCCATCACATCCAAACCCCCAACAGCGTTTTCCAGCTCAATGTTTTCACACCAGCCATGAGCAATGTCCCTGGTTCATTCATTTGGGTTTAGAAGGCACTTTTCCTACTTCTCAAGCATGCATCGCACCAGTCCCCTTGCTCCCCAAACCCAGCAGCGGGGGGGACACCCTCGGGGGTTCCCACCCTcacaggctgcagctgagcCTTGGGGTCACCAGGATTTTAACCACAATTTTACAAAGCAAACCCCAACACCCCAAACGTGGGGGCCTGACCTGGCCCAATAAACCTGGCCTCCAGCCTCGGCCCCCTAGGCTCAGGCTGGGGTCCCTGCCCCAGGGGTGATGGGGAGTTAATAGGGGGCACCCCAGAatcagccaggctggaaaggacctttcagctcatccagtccaacccttaccccagccctgccaaggccacccctaacccatggcactgaggcctcgtctccatactgtgtgagcacttgcagggacggtgcctgcagccctgccctgggcagcctgttccaatgcctgagcatcctctggggcaggaattgttcctcagctccatctaaacctgccctggtgcagcttgaggccatttcctcttgtcccatcccttgttccttgggagcagagctcagcccctcctggctccatcctcctgtcaggcacttgtagggagccatcaggtcccccctgagccttctcttctccatcggaaccccccaggtccctcagccattccccgtctctcttgtgctccaggccctgcaccagctccattcccttctctggccccgctccagcccctcaaggtctctcagagctgagcacaggattcgaggtgcagcctccccagtgcccagcacagggacatagtccctgccctggccctgctgccgcactggtgctgatgCAGCCCACGATGCTGGTTTCtccctggctgcctgggcacaagctgctcccgttcagctccatcaatcagcacccgCAGCTCCTTCCCCAGGAGCAGTTTCCAGCCGCTCTCCCCAAGCCCGGAGCGTTGcaggggttgttgtggcccaggtgcaggacccaCACTTTGCCTCTTGACCCTCACCCCTTTGGCTCCAGCCTGTGCGGGTCCCTCCCCTCGGGGCTCGCTGTACCCCGGGTCCCGCAGGGTGCGGAGCCCACGCCCCCCCCGATGAACCTCATCAATGAACGTGACGTCACAGCACCTCCTGAAAGCAGGCCACCACGCACCCAATCAGCGGCCGCCCCGCCCCCCAACGGCTCACCCACCAATAGCAGAGCCGCCTGCAGCCAAAACACAAGCTTCCGCCAATGGGAAGGCGGCTGGGCGGGGCTCGGCGCCGGGGCAGCTGGAAGATTCGAACCGAACGCCCGTCGGGGCGGGCGGCGCGGCAGCAGCCAATCAGCGCGCGGGGGCGGGGCCTTGCCGGTgctcgcccccccccccccccccccggtggaTCCCGGTGCTCGCTGtgtgccccccccgccccgcggCCCGAGGCCGTGCGGGGCCGCCCGGCCATGTCGGTGAACATGGAGGAGCTGCGGCACCAGGTGATGATCAACCAGTTCGTGCTGGCGGCCGGCTGCGCCGCCGACCAGgccaagcagctgctgcaggcgGCCCACTGGCAGTTCGAGGTacgggaccccccccccgcacTCAACCGGGACCGAACCGCatcccgcccccccccccccttcaacCGGGACAGCCTCAGAGCCACGGTGCGGGGCGGTGCGTCCAGGCCCATCCGCGGCCCACCGACACGCGTGGCCGGGCCGCTGCGCCCCCCCCACCGATCACACacgcggcgggggggggggggaaccggcTCCGAGCTCCCCCCCGGGGTTATTTATACCCTGTCCGTAACCCGAGCGCGGCCGGGGCCAGGggccggggtggggggggcaggCTGTAAACACGCCGCGGGCTGTACCGCGTCCATAGGGCCCCGACGTGCAGCGGGGGGGGAACGGCACGGTCCAGAGCGGGCCGGTGAAGGGCAGCACCAGCCGCCTGCCCCCCGCGTTAGGCCTGTctcgggaggcaggagggaagcaCCTATGGGGGGTCCCGCcggggggggtcggggggggggggctgtgacCCCCCCCGCTACCCCGGTGCTGGAGCTGACAGCGTTGTCCCCACAGACAGCCCTGAGCGCCTTCTTCCAGGAGACCAACATCCCCAGCAGCCACCACCCCCCGCAGATGGTGAGTGGGGCCCGCACCCCAGCCCCTCCCTACCCAAACCCCCTTTAAACACActccaacccccccaaaacccccttcccacccccccgGGGTGCTCGGGGCTCCCCTGCAGCCATATTGCTGGGCCCGGAGCACCGCGGATGTAAACACGAGCTAAGATGTCTGCCAGGAAGCTGCTTGTCCTGCGAGCATCGCAACGGAACCCGGGCCCCCAAAGCCTTGGGAAccgggggcgggggggggggccgctgctgcccccccccccccgtgtccccgAGCACCGCTTGACCTTGGCCGAGGGGCGCGGGGAGCTCATCCCCTCTGGGCTGTTTTGGTTGGGTTCGGGTTGGGTTTTCCGATGGCTTTTTCCTGTCGAAGGAACTCGCCGGTGCCGTGCGCGGGGGCAGGAGCGGATCCGGCCTAAGCCGATTTccaactccccccccccccccaaccctttCTCATTCCATCAGGGAACCAGCAGCCGGCATCACCGGCTCCGTCCCTTGGACAAAGTCATCTCCGTGCCTGGCTCTGCCTGAGCCCCTTCTGtttccatccctgtgtcccctgcTTTGGGGAGCCTGCAGGGCCTCATCCCATACAAAACCACCTTTCCCGGTGGGAGCGGGGCCGGTTCCAGGCCTCGCCTGTGTTTTCACACCACGATTCCCATCGGGTGCTGCCGGAAGTGGGATGTAAACCAGCGCTGCTGAAACCCATCCCGGGGCCGAGCACAGCGGGTGCCCCATTGCCTCCCTACAAGGCACCTTCCACCTTCTCCCCAGACACCTCTGCAGCCTGGGGGGGTTTGGCTCTTTCACACACCCAACCCCCCCGCACAGCTCAGGGGCTCCATGGGCACAGTTCCCATCtcttttcccagcagcagagcaggaagcagtGCTCTGATGGAGGGGGGATGTCACTGTcatccccagcaccccacagacaccccatagGATCtaggtgtggggcagggactgATCTTCCAACAGCCAAGCAGCTCCTTTATAGAGCCATAGATGGGGTTGAAGGGaccatccagctccaagccctgtccaaccccACCTTGAAGCATTGGAGGGGGAAGGCAGTGACTACATGGCAGTTCTTAACTTGGTGGGTTGTGGGGGACACCTGCAGGACTCCTGGCTGATCCTTTGATCCCGGGGACCCCTCATCCCatggatgggatgaggaggaacatacacatatatatatatatatatatatacacacacacatatatttctacatatatatatgtataaagcACCCCCATATTCAAGAGTGCTTTGCTGAATTGGGTCTCTAGCTGTGGCAGGGGGATGCCTGCCCTTTACTCTCTCTGCTGCAGTGGGGTGTGAGAGGGAGTTGGGGGTCTCCTAGACCCCATTGAATCAGCCGCATCCCCACTGCTCCTCTCTGGGGGGGCAGCTGGCACCAGAGCAGTGGCTTCCTCCCCAAACCTGCCTTACTGCAGGGCTTCGAGCATCTCCTTCCCAGCCTGGGCTgctgcccccccaccccccttgaGGGAGCCACCAGACCCTTGGGTACCCCAAGCTAAGGCAGGCCCAGGCTCCAAGCATCCCCCGGGGCTGGGGGGTGCTGGGTGTGGGATGGGTCCCCATGGATGGGGTTGGGACTGCAACCCAGACCGAtttgacccccccccccttttctctgCCCCACAGATGTGCACCCCCAGCAACACCCCAGCCACGCCACCCAACTTCCCGGACGCTCTGGCCATGTTCTCCAAGCTGCGGACCTCCGAgagcctgcagagcagcaacagCCCCATCACCTCCATGGCCTGCTCCCCCCCGGGCAGCTTCAGCCCCTTCTGGGCCTCCTCACCCCCCAGCCACCAGCCGGCCTGGCTGCCCCCCTCCTCACCCACCGCCCATGGCCTgcaccaccacctccaccacGGGCAGCCCGCCTGGCCCCCTGCCCCCCCGCCCGCTGCCCCCCCACAGAAAGCCGTGGCCACCATGGACGGCCAGAGATAAGACTGGGAtggtggagggggggggcaTTGGgagggtgggatggaggagggggGTCCAGGCCAGGGCGTTGGGAGCGGGGGCTCCCTGAGCAACGCACTGGAAGCATTTTCTaggatttattattatttggggGGGGCACAAGAGCCCCTGCAGGAGCCCTTCCAgccccccctttcttttttaaatctatagctataatatataaatatatctaaTGTATATAAATCCAGAGAGaaggaggcagctgctgggtgtgtgtggggggggtcCCTCCGGcttcccccagcatccctgcagcagggcaggagagggaagagcagaggggGAATAACACAGAATCAAGGGATGGAGGTGGCCATGGGGACATGGAGCCGTTGtcgtgtgtccccccccagctCTGGACTCCCCGGGTGCTTCTTGCAGCACCTACAGCAAATGTGCCCCTCCTCTGGCTTCCAAAATCCAGCCTGGCTTCTTGCACAGacccccctgcccctccccaGGGCCTGCGGGGGGGGATCAAGGTGAGGTCCCTGCAGGTGCTGTTCATGGCCCTTGCGCAGGGAGGGGGCAGCTGGGGGGGTTTTTAGTTTTCAAATCAATCttgcttaaaaaaacagaaaagacacaaaaaaaagaaaaacaaaccaaggcAAAGCCCAGGGTGAAGTTTTCtattaacttaaaaataattaaaaaaaaggcaaaaaggagaAATCCCGTTTTTAGCAGCAGCTGGACCGCCTGGTCGCTCTGCTGGGAGCATGTTCCCGGCAGggcactgggaatggggctcaTGGAGGGGGGGCCCCACAGGAGCTGCCACAGCCCCCGGGAGGCTGCAGCCTCAGGCAGGGGGGgcagaggaaaggggagagccTGCAGTCATGGGGGTGTTGAGGTGGGGACCCCATCCTGTGCCTTGCAGCACCCCCTAAAGCCCTTCACTCACCTGTGCCTCGGTGCTGTAGGacacccagtgctgctgtgcttaAGGGCCAGGTGATGCCTTCAGCTTGTCCCCCACTGCAGCCAGGTCAACAGCCCCCAGTGCCCACCATGGGGTGGGCAGAGCCCAGGGCCCTGACCTCCAAAGCCACTCTGCACCTCCAGCCTtcaaatcccagcctggtttgtgttggaagggaccttaaagctcatttagttcCTA of Melopsittacus undulatus isolate bMelUnd1 chromosome 11, bMelUnd1.mat.Z, whole genome shotgun sequence contains these proteins:
- the UBALD2 gene encoding UBA-like domain-containing protein 2 yields the protein MSVNMEELRHQVMINQFVLAAGCAADQAKQLLQAAHWQFETALSAFFQETNIPSSHHPPQMMCTPSNTPATPPNFPDALAMFSKLRTSESLQSSNSPITSMACSPPGSFSPFWASSPPSHQPAWLPPSSPTAHGLHHHLHHGQPAWPPAPPPAAPPQKAVATMDGQR